One genomic region from Nymphaea colorata isolate Beijing-Zhang1983 chromosome 10, ASM883128v2, whole genome shotgun sequence encodes:
- the LOC116262712 gene encoding subtilisin-like protease SBT3.9 isoform X3, protein MASSRWNLISGLSLCVVLFLCLGIHAEAESSRVYIVYLGERQQDDPQVVVNSHHDLLTTIFGSKKEASDSILYSYKHGFSGFAARLTETQARAIAELPEVVHVTPSQTHKLHTTRSWDYLGLHPGTPDSLLSTVNYGDGVIIGVIDTGIWPESLSFHDEGLGAVPSKWRGRCEEGELFNTSNCNNKIVGARFFAKGIIAKRGRVPPSPGSNREYLSPRDAHGHGTHTASTAAGSFVRNASFGGLGLGLARGGAPRARLAIYKACWGRGDCDGADMLAAFDSAISDGVDIISVSVGTNQPPQPGYLDNQNDRSIGAFHAVAKGITVVCSGGNAGPFPQKVTNGAPWILTVAASTIDHSFPTAITLGNNRTLIGQSIYLGGEDDRFNDLVFAGDFASNSNISTESLISCDPGSLNSTLATGKVVLCFTYAKDPSDQYFKAVATVSQAGGAGIIFAMHTTNLFGQRDPIPSVQVDYEIGTEILAYIRATRLPKARISRTRDTIGKVASPKVAYFSSRGPNSLSLDVLKPDIAAPGVNILAAWSDSIPYSFASGTSMACPHVSGVAALLKSLHPHWSPAAIKSAIVTTASITNRFGEPITAEGGPRKIADPFDFGGGHVNPNRAANPGLVYDIGVADYVQFLCSLGYSSSAISRLSTNAPSCGSRSSVFNLNLPSITVSNLKNTTTVARTVTNVGPVSSTYRVKVESPSGVRVSVEPQTLNFHEKVKALTFTVTFSPVREIQGDFSFGSLTWMDGKHVVRIPLVSRVVLQGSYADIS, encoded by the exons ATGGCTTCCTCACGTTGGAACTTGATATCCGGGCTTTCTCTCTGCGTCGTCCTGTTTCTCTGTTTAGGAATACATGCAGAAGCCGAAAGCAGCAGA GTGTACATCGTGTATTTGGGAGAAAGGCAACAGGATGATCCCCAAGTCGTGGTGAATTCACACCATGACTTACTAACTACAATTTTTGGAAG CAAGAAAGAAGCATCGGATTCAATCTTATACAGTTACAAGCATGGTTTTTCCGGTTTTGCTGCAAGGCTTACTGAGACACAGGCAAGAGCCATTGCAG AGCTTCCGGAAGTTGTTCACGTGACACCCAGCCAAACCCACAAGCTGCACACAACAAGAAGCTGGGACTATCTGGGGCTTCATCCTGGGACTCCCGACTCACTCCTTTCTACGGTCAACTATGGAGACGGCGTCATAATTGGAGTCATAGACACCG GGATCTGGCCGGAGTCACTCAGCTTCCATGATGAAGGCTTAGGTGCTGTTCCATCAAAATGGAGAGGCAGATGCGAGGAAGGCGAGCTCTTCAACACTTCAAACTGCAACAACAAGATAGTTGGTGCCCGGTTCTTTGCCAAGGGAATCATTGCCAAACGTGGGCGTGTGCCACCGTCGCCTGGTAGTAATAGAGAGTACCTATCTCCAAGGGATGCACATGGGCACGGGACGCACACGGCCTCAACTGCGGCCGGCTCCTTTGTGCGCAATGCAAGCTTCGGCGGCTTAGGCTTGGGGCTGGCCAGAGGGGGCGCGCCTCGAGCTCGCTTGGCCATCTACAAGGCCTGTTGGGGACGAGGCGACTGCGATGGAGCAGACATGTTGGCAGCCTTCGACAGCGCAATCAGCGACGGCGTTGACATCATCTCCGTCTCTGTGGGCACTAACCAACCTCCTCAGCCTGGCTACTTGGACAACCAGAACGATCGGTCCATCGGTGCCTTCCATGCGGTGGCTAAAGGGATCACGGTTGTTTGCTCCGGCGGCAATGCCGGTCCTTTCCCGCAGAAGGTCACAAATGGAGCACCATGGATCCTGACTGTGGCTGCAAGCACCATAGATCACTCCTTCCCTACTGCCATCACCCTTGGCAACAACCGCACCCTCATT GGGCAATCGATTTACCTTGGAGGAGAGGATGATCGATTCAATGACTTAGTCTTTGCTGGTGATTTCGCCAGCAACAGTAACATCTCTACCGAGAG TCTGATCAGTTGCGATCCAGGATCTCTGAATTCCACACTAGCAACGGGGAAAGTAGTCCTCTGCTTCACATATGCAAAAGACCCAAGTGACCAATACTTCAAAGCAGTAGCCACCGTGTCCCAAGCAGGTGGAGCTGGTATCATCTTCGCAATGCACACAACCAACCTCTTTGGTCAACGCGACCCTATCCCTAGCGTTCAAGTGGACTATGAAATTGGCACTGAAATCCTTGCCTACATCAGGGCTACAAG ACTCCCAAAAGCAAGGATCAGCCGAACGCGTGACACCATTGGAAAGGTGGCCTCCCCAAAGGTTGCTTACTTCTCCTCGAGAGGACCTAACTCCCTGTCACTTGATGTCTTAAAG CCTGATATAGCTGCACCAGGAGTCAACATCTTAGCTGCATGGTCAGACTCCATTCCATATTCCTTCGCCTCTGGAACGTCCATGGCATGCCCTCATGTCTCAGGAGTAGCAGCATTGCTCAAATCCCTACATCCCCACTGGAGTCCTGCAGCCATAAAGTCTGCCATTGTCACTACAG CCTCAATAACCAATAGATTTGGCGAACCCATCACAGCAGAAGGAGGTCCTCGGAAGATTGCTGACCCATTTGACTTTGGTGGAGGCCATGTCAACCCCAACAGAGCAGCAAACCCTGGCTTGGTTTATGATATAGGTGTCGCAGACTACGTTCAGTTCCTCTGCTCTCTAGGATATAGCAGTTCTGCAATTAGCCGTTTGAGTACTAACGCACCATCCTGTGGATCACGAAGCTCCGTGTTTAACCTCAATCTTCCTTCTATCACAGTTTCCAATCTTAAGAATACTACCACAGTAGCCAGAACTGTTACGAACGTTGGTCCTGTTTCTTCCACTTACAGAGTCAAGGTTGAATCTCCCTCTGGTGTGAGGGTTTCAGTGGAGCCTCAGACACTGAACTTCCATGAGAAGGTCAAAGCTTTAACTTTCACAGTTACTTTCTCACCGGTTCGGGAGATACAAGGTGATTTCTCCTTCGGTAGCCTCACATGGATGGATGGAAAGCACGTGGTCCGGATTCCTCTCGTTAGCCGAGTGGTTCTTCAAGGTTCATATGCTGATATCTCCTAG